In Vanrija pseudolonga chromosome 4, complete sequence, a single window of DNA contains:
- the RMR3 gene encoding Receptor y region, transmembrane domain- and RING domain-containing protein 3 encodes MSAPSGPGRSVQHQHHHQPRTFLSPRRVVLATALLAAAGVALTWPALLSSPPLAASDTTTLDDDEIARTAKAAFGRVVDPSEPWGAAWIHPDADPQLGTLDLSYAGGTPSAEGWLTHWLSMGGEGALTVMLKHTGEESDNLTFPHRPAAFPAFLQPSADLPVAGVLVPFASLKLPKHDKVGGESDDDDVAAGDAAAPLSAGKPESAPERACLPPAWPPIRPHPPKAPFTVALVERGGCDFATKVRAAQERGAAAVIVGDSTARADETDEEGRSRENLITMFSPEDTTGIIIPSVFVSRASYLTLRDLLSNHTVHGHPGLRVELGEATDDGNALGSLLTFALLMPSLFLLATIVAHRIRIARQREANRAPPTVVLSLPERVWTPDIVWEKDDSDESDKDTEPENAGAGDSDIKAPKSTPGSPLTTVRETSPPIEGDAAAGATLEVPDAPTPVTVVAEDAATPARPPAPPRKSKTAHRGKKRRPSKRYYSKDECAICMDNFHAGEIVRILPCGHVFHKDECDEWLLKWRKLCPTCRADVTIPASDLSSSATLTPVVDRSDPTAAQEAAAAGNDDATWVDRVGARVGAALHSLQESVRAAVRRPTETVDERTPLVPHDAV; translated from the exons aTGTCCGCACCCAGCGGGCCCGGCAGGTCAGTGCAGCatcaacaccaccaccaaccccgCACCTTCCTCTCTccacggcgcgtcgtcctcgccaccgcgcTCCTAGCAGCCGCTGGGGTGGCGCTCACGTGGCCCGCGCTGCTGTCGTCTCCACCACTCGCAGCgagcgacacgacgacgctggaCGATGATGAGATTGCGCGCACAGCGAAAGCTGCCttcggccgcgtcgtcgacccctCCGAGCCGTGGGGCGCCGCCTGGATacaccccgacgccgacccgcAGCTAGGCACCCTCGACCTCTCGTACGCCGGCGGCACACCCTCCGCCGAGGGATGGCTCACCCACTGGCTCAGCATGGGCGGGGAAGGCGCGCTGACCGTCATG CTCAAGCACACTGGGGAAGAGAGCGACAACCTCACGTTTCCGCACCGGCCGGCTGCGTTCCCCGCCTTCCTGCAGCCGAGTGCCGACctgcccgtcgccggcgtgctcgtgcccTTCGCGTCGTTAAAGCTGCCAAAGCATgacaaggtcggcggcgagagcgacgacgacgacgtcgcggcgggcgacgctGCAGCCCCACTCTCCGCCGGCAAGCCTGAATCTGCACCAGAACGCGCATGCCTCCCCCCAGCCTGGCCACCCATCCGGCCCCACCCTCCCAAAGCCCCGTTCACTGTCGCACTCGTCGAACGCGGCGGGTGCGACTTTGCGACCaaggtgcgcgcggcgcaggagcgtggcgccgccgcagtcaTTGTTGGCGACTCGacagcgcgcgccgacgagacggacgaggagggaaGGAGTAGGGAGAACCTCATCACCATGTTTTCGCCTG AAGATACCACTGGCATCATCATACCCTCCGTGTTCGTGTCCCGTGCAAGCTACCTCACCCTCCGCGATCTCCTCTCAAATCATACCGTCCATGGACACCCTGGTCTCCGTGTAGAGTTGGGCGAGGCGACAGACGACGGCAA TGCCCTCGGTAGTTTACTCACTTTCGCCCTCCTCATGCCCTCCCTTTTCCTCCTCGCGACAATTGTGGCGCATCGTATCAGGATTGCTCG TCAGCGCGAGGCTAATCGCGCCCCGCCAACCGTGGTCTTATCTCTGCCAGAAAGGGTCTGGACACCCGACATTGTGTGGGAAaaggacgactcggacgagtcGGACAAGGACACCGAGCCTGAGAACGCAGGGGCAGGAGACTCCGATATCAAGGCCCCAAAGTCTACCCCTGGATCGCCACTTACCACGGTAAGGGAGACTTCGCCCCCCATTGAAggcgacgctgccgctggcgcaaCATTGGAGGTGCCAGACGCCCCTACGCCAGTGACTGTTGTAGCCGAAGACGCAGCAACACCAGCGCGGCCACCAGCTCCTCCACGCAAGTCCAAGACGGCACACCGGGGAAAGAAGCGTCGACCTAGCAAGCGATACTATTCCAAAGACGAGTGCGCCATCTGCATGGACAACTTCCATGCAGGGGAAATCGTGCGAATCCTTCCCTGTGGTCATGTCTTCCATAAGGACGAGTGCGACGAGTGGCTCCTCAAGTGGCGCAAGCTG tgCCCAACATGCCGTGCGGACGTCACCATTCCTGCGAGCGATCTCTCGTCGTCTGCCACTCTCACCCCTGTCGTGGACCGCTCCGATCCCACCGCGGCCCaggaagcagcagcagctggcaacgacgacgcgacctGGGTTGACCGGGTTGGTgcgagggtgggtgcggcgCTGCACTCGCTTCAGGAGTCTGTTCGTGCCGCTGTCCGCCGGCCCACCGAaaccgtcgacgagcgcacgccTCTGGTGCCTCACGACGCGGTGTAA